Proteins from a single region of Corylus avellana chromosome ca11, CavTom2PMs-1.0:
- the LOC132166236 gene encoding NAC domain-containing protein 21/22-like isoform X1, producing the protein MGLRDIGAALPPGFRFYPSDEELVCHYLYKKITNEEVLKGTLMEIDLHTCEPWQLPEVAKLNASEWYFFSFRDRKYATGFRTNRATISGYWKATGKDRTVVDPVTREVVGMRKTLVFYRNRAPNGIKTGWIMHEFRLETPHMPPKVSFMPLFQRNLLSNEDWVLCRVFHKSKGMMPNSENSCTFESTTACASSPPSSQIMPCGYNQMMITSFASTPSHHQNQNQSQSQSQNNSLLNLLQFSQDITSTNNQISSKGDDEYGFLWDMSLEENSLETVAPAPNMEEMRFEIDNNMVFL; encoded by the exons ATGGGGCTGAGAGACATTGGAGCGGCACTCCCTCCTGGGTTTAGGTTTTATCCTAGTGATGAGGAGTTGGTCTGCCATTATCTTTACAAAAAGATCACAAACGAGGAAGTTTTGAAGGGTACTTTGATGGAAATCGACTTGCATACATGTGAGCCATGGCAGCTTCctg AGGTGGCCAAGCTCAATGCAAGCGAGTGGTACTTCTTCAGCTTCAGGGACCGTAAGTACGCGACAGGGTTCCGGACCAATCGGGCAACAATATCTGGATACTGGAAAGCCACGGGAAAGGATCGTACGGTGGTGGATCCAGTGACACGTGAGGTCGTAGGGATGAGAAAGACTTTGGTGTTCTATCGGAACAGAGCTCCCAACGGGATCAAAACGGGTTGGATCATGCATGAATTTCGCTTGGAGACCCCACATATGCCTCCCAAGGTCTCATTCATGCCGCTTTTTCAAAGAAATTTGCTCTCCAAT GAGGACTGGGTTTTGTGTAGGGTGTTTCACAAAAGCAAAGGCATGATGCCAAACTCGGAAAATAGCTGCACGTTTGAGAGCACAACAGCTTGTGCTTCATCTCCTCCAAGCAGCCAAATCATGCCTTGTGGGTACAACCAAATGATGATCACCTCCTTTGCCTCAACCCCATCTCatcaccaaaaccaaaaccaaagccAAAGCCAAAGTCAAAACAATTCCCTGCTAAATCTCCTTCAGTTTTCTCAGGATATTACAAGCACCAACAATCAGATTAGCTCCAAAGGTGATGATGAATATGGGTTCTTATGGGACAtgagtttggaagaaaatagtTTGGAAACCGTGGCGCCAGCTCCCAACATGGAGGAGATGAGATTTGAGATTGACAACAACATGgtttttctatga
- the LOC132166236 gene encoding NAC domain-containing protein 21/22-like isoform X2, translating into MGLRDIGAALPPGFRFYPSDEELVCHYLYKKITNEEVLKGTLMEIDLHTCEPWQLPEVAKLNASEWYFFSFRDRKYATGFRTNRATISGYWKATGKDRTVVDPVTREVVGMRKTLVFYRNRAPNGIKTGWIMHEFRLETPHMPPKEDWVLCRVFHKSKGMMPNSENSCTFESTTACASSPPSSQIMPCGYNQMMITSFASTPSHHQNQNQSQSQSQNNSLLNLLQFSQDITSTNNQISSKGDDEYGFLWDMSLEENSLETVAPAPNMEEMRFEIDNNMVFL; encoded by the exons ATGGGGCTGAGAGACATTGGAGCGGCACTCCCTCCTGGGTTTAGGTTTTATCCTAGTGATGAGGAGTTGGTCTGCCATTATCTTTACAAAAAGATCACAAACGAGGAAGTTTTGAAGGGTACTTTGATGGAAATCGACTTGCATACATGTGAGCCATGGCAGCTTCctg AGGTGGCCAAGCTCAATGCAAGCGAGTGGTACTTCTTCAGCTTCAGGGACCGTAAGTACGCGACAGGGTTCCGGACCAATCGGGCAACAATATCTGGATACTGGAAAGCCACGGGAAAGGATCGTACGGTGGTGGATCCAGTGACACGTGAGGTCGTAGGGATGAGAAAGACTTTGGTGTTCTATCGGAACAGAGCTCCCAACGGGATCAAAACGGGTTGGATCATGCATGAATTTCGCTTGGAGACCCCACATATGCCTCCCAAG GAGGACTGGGTTTTGTGTAGGGTGTTTCACAAAAGCAAAGGCATGATGCCAAACTCGGAAAATAGCTGCACGTTTGAGAGCACAACAGCTTGTGCTTCATCTCCTCCAAGCAGCCAAATCATGCCTTGTGGGTACAACCAAATGATGATCACCTCCTTTGCCTCAACCCCATCTCatcaccaaaaccaaaaccaaagccAAAGCCAAAGTCAAAACAATTCCCTGCTAAATCTCCTTCAGTTTTCTCAGGATATTACAAGCACCAACAATCAGATTAGCTCCAAAGGTGATGATGAATATGGGTTCTTATGGGACAtgagtttggaagaaaatagtTTGGAAACCGTGGCGCCAGCTCCCAACATGGAGGAGATGAGATTTGAGATTGACAACAACATGgtttttctatga